In Phaeobacter piscinae, one genomic interval encodes:
- a CDS encoding calcium-binding protein: MAIFTVNDPTGTLSLNNLSDLGFDDASLNSRSINQLFFTSPTGTSITLTGDFSAASPYFWTIESMAVNSGGTPVYAISEFSMNFYRFSASSGAALEAAILTGDDTITSNMVEGNRWLAYGGDDVISLGIGDDYVHGGYGTDRLIIHDTYGRADISSVYGGVWIDSADGRDTLLSIEQLQFSNRSFSLSVDTSNSTSMSGDRDSTLPSDIMLGGLGADTLAGLSGRDMLLGEEGDDHLMGGEGHDTLKGGDGRDILVGGSGRDWLAGDLGNDAISGGSHGDKLIGGGGHDTLRGQDGHDVLRGNSGWDHLLGGRGNDRIYGDGGQDRLFGQEGNDTLAGGAHADTFVFHRGYGTDIITDFTVGEDRIQIGRGADGMEDLTFASQGTTVQITFADVTIMVENSTLAQIEDADNFLF; this comes from the coding sequence ATGGCTATTTTTACCGTAAATGACCCAACCGGTACGCTGTCGCTGAATAACCTCAGCGACCTAGGCTTTGACGACGCCAGCCTGAACAGCCGGTCAATCAATCAACTGTTCTTTACCAGCCCGACTGGCACCAGCATCACGCTGACTGGGGATTTTTCAGCTGCATCCCCCTATTTTTGGACGATTGAGTCGATGGCGGTGAACTCCGGTGGTACACCGGTCTATGCGATCAGTGAGTTTTCCATGAACTTCTATCGCTTCAGTGCCAGCAGCGGCGCCGCGCTTGAAGCGGCGATTCTCACAGGTGACGACACAATCACCTCCAATATGGTTGAGGGAAATCGTTGGTTGGCCTATGGCGGTGATGACGTCATCAGCCTAGGTATCGGCGACGACTACGTCCACGGGGGGTACGGCACCGACAGGCTGATCATTCACGACACTTATGGTCGGGCGGACATCTCCTCGGTCTACGGCGGTGTGTGGATCGACTCAGCCGACGGGAGAGATACTCTGCTGTCGATCGAACAGCTGCAGTTCAGCAACCGTAGTTTTTCCCTGAGCGTGGACACCAGCAACAGCACCTCAATGAGCGGTGATCGCGACAGCACCCTTCCCAGCGACATCATGCTGGGTGGCCTTGGCGCCGACACTTTGGCCGGACTCTCAGGGCGTGATATGCTGCTGGGCGAAGAGGGCGACGATCACCTGATGGGCGGCGAGGGCCACGACACATTAAAAGGCGGCGACGGACGCGATATCCTTGTCGGCGGTTCCGGACGAGACTGGTTGGCCGGCGATCTCGGCAATGATGCCATCAGTGGCGGCTCCCACGGTGACAAACTGATTGGCGGCGGTGGTCACGACACTTTGCGCGGTCAGGATGGTCACGATGTTCTACGCGGCAACTCCGGCTGGGATCATCTCTTGGGCGGGCGCGGCAACGACCGCATCTATGGCGATGGTGGTCAGGACCGTCTCTTCGGTCAGGAGGGCAACGACACTCTGGCAGGTGGCGCCCATGCCGACACATTTGTCTTCCATCGCGGCTATGGCACCGACATCATCACCGATTTCACCGTTGGCGAGGATCGGATCCAGATCGGTCGCGGCGCTGACGGGATGGAGGATCTGACCTTCGCCAGCCAAGGCACCACTGTTCAGATCACGTTTGCCGACGTCACCATCATGGTGGAGAACAGCACGCTGGCGCAGATTGAGGATGCGGACAACTTCCTGTTCTGA
- a CDS encoding DUF3179 domain-containing protein, whose translation MSQMTATHTFFLQNKAVAGLSLLLMLSWLAVARADPAIWAREWPVTDFTRSSVADWAEIKSGGPPRDGIPALSNPAFHPAAQAKGLSRAEPVVVLDLPGQAARAYPLRYLIWHEIVNDRVGGTPVAVTYCPLCNSAMSFDRRVAGRSLSFGVTGKLRQSDMVMYDRETESWWQQATGTGIVGEMNGRALRQLPSWLDNWQGFRAAYPEGLVMAEPRHNRSYGRNPYQGYDRSNWPFLYDGTPPPHGIAPLARVVRVGDRAWPLARLAKVGEIREAGVTLSWRSGQASALDAGHVGKGRDVGSVRVRGRDDADLPHDVMFAFAYHAFWPKGRWMLE comes from the coding sequence ATGTCACAGATGACTGCAACACATACATTCTTCTTGCAAAACAAAGCGGTGGCGGGGCTGTCGCTGCTGTTGATGCTATCCTGGCTGGCGGTGGCCCGTGCGGATCCGGCCATCTGGGCGCGGGAATGGCCGGTCACGGATTTCACGCGCAGCAGCGTGGCCGACTGGGCTGAGATCAAATCCGGTGGTCCGCCGAGAGATGGCATTCCGGCCCTCAGCAATCCGGCGTTTCATCCTGCGGCGCAGGCCAAGGGGCTGAGCCGGGCCGAGCCGGTGGTGGTGCTGGATCTGCCGGGGCAGGCGGCGCGCGCCTATCCGCTGCGCTATCTGATCTGGCATGAAATCGTCAATGATCGGGTGGGCGGTACCCCGGTTGCGGTGACCTATTGCCCCTTGTGCAATTCCGCCATGAGCTTTGACCGGCGGGTGGCGGGGCGCAGCCTGAGCTTTGGCGTCACCGGCAAGCTGCGGCAGTCCGATATGGTGATGTATGACCGCGAGACGGAAAGCTGGTGGCAGCAGGCCACGGGCACCGGCATCGTGGGCGAGATGAACGGGCGGGCGCTGCGGCAGCTGCCGAGCTGGCTGGACAACTGGCAGGGGTTTCGCGCGGCCTATCCAGAGGGGCTGGTGATGGCGGAGCCGCGCCACAATCGCAGCTACGGCCGCAATCCCTATCAGGGCTATGACCGGTCAAACTGGCCGTTTCTTTATGATGGCACGCCGCCACCCCATGGCATCGCGCCGCTGGCGCGTGTGGTGCGGGTGGGGGATCGGGCCTGGCCCTTGGCGCGATTGGCCAAGGTTGGGGAAATCCGCGAGGCGGGTGTAACCCTTAGCTGGCGGTCGGGGCAGGCCTCGGCGCTGGATGCGGGGCATGTCGGCAAGGGGCGCGATGTGGGCTCGGTTCGGGTGCGGGGGCGTGACGACGCAGATTTGCCCCATGATGTGATGTTTGCCTTTGCCTATCACGCCTTCTGGCCCAAGGGTCGCTGGATGCTGGAGTGA
- a CDS encoding bactofilin family protein: MFSKSKINEPGQKAAEATPAAPAPSSAPVPPASDFKATAPKAKPPASVLSSDLHITGNLKTTGDIQVEGTVEGDIRAHLLTIGESATIKGEVTADDVVINGRIVGRVRGLKVRLTSTARVEGDIIHKTIAIESGAHFEGSVQRQDDPLNPGKAAAPRAAAPAPAPSAAVSAATAAHKSDS, translated from the coding sequence ATGTTTTCTAAGAGCAAAATCAACGAGCCCGGCCAGAAAGCGGCCGAAGCAACCCCTGCGGCACCTGCGCCGTCCTCCGCTCCGGTTCCGCCCGCCAGCGATTTCAAGGCAACCGCCCCCAAGGCAAAGCCGCCGGCATCCGTGCTCAGCTCGGATCTGCACATCACCGGCAACCTCAAGACCACCGGCGACATCCAGGTCGAGGGCACCGTCGAAGGCGACATCCGCGCCCATCTGCTGACCATCGGTGAGAGCGCCACCATCAAAGGCGAAGTGACCGCCGATGACGTGGTCATCAACGGTCGCATCGTCGGCCGTGTGCGTGGCCTCAAGGTGCGCCTGACCTCCACCGCCCGCGTCGAAGGCGACATCATCCACAAGACCATCGCGATTGAGAGCGGCGCCCATTTCGAAGGCTCCGTGCAGCGGCAGGATGACCCGCTGAACCCCGGCAAAGCCGCAGCGCCCCGCGCCGCAGCCCCGGCACCGGCCCCCTCAGCCGCTGTCTCCGCAGCCACCGCGGCACATAAATCCGACAGCTGA
- a CDS encoding calcium-binding protein yields the protein MAELLVTAASNVAPPFDFSDFDFTKVAVLSATDTQIAVQYGAFVMVFQGSFSFDESGNLSPDSPLNGFGLFYDQSLIMSVSGFTLPSQMIADGDLYALLAVALSGDDIITSAWSGGERINGFTGNDTIRAGSGDDTIFGGAGQDELILGDGVQTYSFTFDDSAGALLTTTRGRDMLFDVETVRLANQTLHIQEGGSADEALLSTNADDASVSDMIHGRGGDDTITGGAGKDFLLGGAGKDSLSGGKNDDFLDGGLGDDHLSGKAGDDNLRGSLGNDTLIGGAGNDTLRGDNDVGPADNADDLLIGGSGHDSLDGNAGDDTLKAGSGADTLHGGAGDDSLNGGRGRDLISGDDGRDTLAGGRANDTLTGGADNDRLSGGAGHDVMRGDAGDDLLLGGRGHDILFGSDGADRLIGQSGHDRLTGGSGGDSFVFARGSGRDTISDFRIGEDVIEITRGANRIDQLGFSQQGEDVRVTFANVSIVVEDVTVDQLMDTDNFLF from the coding sequence ATGGCAGAACTTCTCGTCACGGCTGCGTCAAATGTGGCGCCGCCGTTTGATTTCAGTGACTTCGATTTTACCAAGGTCGCGGTTCTCAGCGCCACGGACACCCAGATCGCGGTGCAATATGGTGCCTTTGTCATGGTGTTTCAGGGCAGCTTCAGCTTTGATGAAAGCGGCAATCTGAGCCCCGACAGCCCGCTCAACGGCTTTGGCCTGTTTTATGACCAGTCGCTGATCATGTCGGTAAGTGGCTTCACCCTGCCCTCGCAGATGATTGCTGATGGGGATCTCTACGCACTGCTGGCGGTGGCGCTCTCCGGGGATGACATCATCACCTCGGCCTGGAGCGGCGGCGAACGGATCAACGGGTTTACCGGCAATGACACCATCCGCGCCGGTAGCGGGGATGACACCATCTTTGGCGGCGCCGGTCAGGATGAGTTGATCCTGGGGGACGGGGTCCAGACCTACAGTTTTACCTTTGACGACAGCGCCGGGGCGTTGCTGACCACCACCCGGGGGCGTGACATGCTCTTTGACGTGGAAACGGTGCGGCTCGCCAATCAGACCCTGCATATTCAGGAAGGCGGCAGCGCGGATGAAGCTCTCCTCAGCACCAATGCCGATGACGCCAGCGTTTCAGACATGATCCATGGCCGGGGCGGCGATGACACGATCACCGGCGGTGCGGGCAAAGACTTTCTGCTGGGTGGCGCCGGGAAAGACAGCCTCTCCGGGGGCAAAAACGACGATTTCCTGGATGGCGGGCTTGGTGATGATCACCTCTCCGGCAAGGCGGGGGATGACAATCTGCGCGGCAGCCTCGGCAATGACACGCTGATCGGCGGCGCGGGCAATGACACGCTGCGCGGCGACAATGACGTGGGCCCGGCTGACAATGCCGATGACCTGTTGATCGGCGGCAGCGGCCACGACAGCCTCGACGGCAACGCCGGCGATGACACGCTGAAGGCCGGCAGCGGCGCCGATACGCTGCATGGCGGCGCGGGCGACGACAGCCTCAACGGTGGGCGTGGGCGCGATTTGATCAGCGGCGATGACGGGCGCGATACCCTGGCTGGTGGCCGCGCCAATGATACGCTGACCGGCGGCGCCGACAACGACCGGCTGAGCGGCGGTGCAGGCCATGATGTGATGCGCGGCGATGCCGGCGACGATCTGCTGCTTGGCGGGCGAGGCCACGACATTCTGTTTGGCAGCGATGGCGCCGACCGGCTGATCGGTCAGTCCGGCCACGACCGCCTGACCGGCGGCAGCGGCGGCGACAGCTTTGTTTTTGCCCGGGGCTCTGGCCGCGACACCATCAGCGATTTCCGTATCGGCGAAGATGTGATCGAAATCACCCGAGGCGCCAATCGGATCGACCAGCTGGGGTTTTCACAGCAGGGCGAGGATGTGCGCGTGACTTTCGCGAATGTCTCGATCGTGGTTGAAGACGTGACCGTAGACCAGTTGATGGACACCGATAATTTCCTGTTCTGA
- a CDS encoding phosphoglycerate kinase: protein MGWTALDTMDLAGKRVLVRVDINVPVEDGRVTDDTRIQRVAPTIKDILAAGGTPILLAHFGRPKGKVVAEMSLRPLVPALEAAFGAPVTFVADCRGPAAEAAVAGLPAGGVLLLENTRFHAGEEKNDADLAAEMAKLGDIYCNDAFSAAHRAHASTEALARLLPACAGRLMQAELTALEAALGQPQRPVTAVVGGAKVSTKLELLGNLVGKVDNLVIGGGMANTFLAAQGIDVGKSLCEHEMADTAREILSKAEAKGCKILLPVDVVVAREFKAGAENETVAADACPADAMILDAGPQTVAAVADMLSASKTLIWNGPMGAFEIAPFDAATNAAAQQAAGLTKSGALVSVAGGGDTVAALNQAGAAADFTYISTAGGAFLEWMEGKTLPGVAALEG, encoded by the coding sequence ATGGGTTGGACCGCACTCGACACGATGGACCTGGCAGGCAAACGCGTTCTGGTGCGCGTCGATATCAACGTCCCGGTTGAGGATGGCCGCGTCACCGATGACACCCGCATTCAGCGCGTCGCCCCCACGATCAAGGATATCCTCGCCGCCGGTGGCACGCCAATTCTGCTGGCCCATTTTGGCCGCCCCAAGGGCAAGGTGGTCGCAGAGATGTCATTGCGCCCGCTGGTGCCAGCACTTGAGGCCGCCTTTGGCGCGCCGGTGACCTTTGTCGCGGATTGCCGCGGCCCAGCGGCCGAGGCCGCGGTTGCGGGCCTGCCTGCTGGTGGCGTCTTGTTGCTGGAAAACACCCGTTTTCACGCGGGCGAGGAAAAGAACGACGCCGATCTGGCGGCAGAGATGGCGAAGCTGGGCGACATCTACTGCAACGATGCGTTTTCCGCCGCCCACCGCGCCCATGCCTCGACCGAGGCGCTGGCCCGTCTGCTGCCTGCCTGTGCCGGCCGTCTGATGCAGGCCGAATTGACCGCGCTGGAAGCCGCGCTTGGCCAACCCCAGCGCCCGGTAACAGCCGTTGTCGGCGGTGCCAAGGTCTCGACCAAGCTGGAACTTCTGGGCAATCTGGTCGGCAAGGTCGACAATCTGGTGATCGGCGGCGGCATGGCCAATACCTTCCTCGCGGCACAGGGCATCGACGTGGGCAAATCCCTCTGCGAACACGAGATGGCCGACACCGCCCGCGAGATCCTGAGCAAGGCCGAAGCCAAGGGCTGCAAGATCCTCCTGCCGGTCGATGTTGTGGTCGCACGCGAATTCAAGGCAGGCGCCGAGAATGAAACCGTCGCTGCGGACGCCTGCCCCGCCGATGCGATGATCCTGGATGCAGGTCCGCAGACCGTCGCCGCCGTCGCGGATATGCTTTCAGCCTCCAAAACGCTGATCTGGAACGGCCCGATGGGCGCCTTTGAGATCGCGCCTTTTGATGCGGCCACCAATGCCGCAGCACAACAGGCCGCCGGCCTCACCAAATCCGGCGCGCTGGTCAGCGTAGCGGGCGGTGGTGACACCGTGGCCGCCCTCAATCAGGCCGGGGCCGCGGCTGATTTCACCTATATCTCCACCGCAGGCGGGGCCTTTCTGGAATGGATGGAAGGCAAGACCCTGCCCGGTGTCGCTGCCCTCGAAGGCTGA
- a CDS encoding peptidylprolyl isomerase translates to MAEIKDPENTIIMELKDGKVVIELLPDVAPQHSARMKELARSGEYDNVAFHRVIDGFMAQTGDVQHGDMEDGFNLRMAGTGGSDLPNVPAEFSKLPHDRGTLGAARSANPDSANSQFFINFKDNHFLNGQYTVYGRVIEGMEHVDAITRGEPPANPDRMVSVKVAADV, encoded by the coding sequence ATGGCCGAGATCAAAGACCCCGAAAACACCATCATCATGGAGCTGAAAGACGGCAAGGTGGTGATCGAACTGCTGCCCGACGTGGCCCCTCAGCACAGCGCGCGCATGAAAGAGCTGGCCCGTAGCGGTGAGTATGACAATGTGGCGTTTCACCGGGTGATCGATGGTTTCATGGCGCAGACCGGCGACGTGCAGCACGGTGACATGGAAGACGGGTTCAACCTGCGCATGGCGGGCACCGGTGGCTCTGATCTGCCGAATGTTCCGGCGGAATTCTCCAAGCTGCCGCATGATCGTGGCACGCTGGGTGCGGCGCGGTCGGCCAACCCGGATTCGGCCAACTCGCAGTTCTTCATCAACTTCAAGGACAACCATTTCCTGAACGGTCAGTACACCGTTTATGGCCGTGTGATTGAGGGCATGGAGCATGTCGACGCAATCACCCGTGGCGAGCCGCCTGCGAACCCCGACCGCATGGTCAGCGTCAAGGTGGCGGCAGATGTATAA
- a CDS encoding pyruvate dehydrogenase complex E1 component subunit beta, whose protein sequence is MATEILMPALSPTMEEGTLAKWLVKEGDTVNSGDILAEIETDKATMEFEAVDEGTVGKILIAEGTENVKVNSPIAVLLEDGESYDPDAAPAPATSNEAPAAEAPSAPATTAAAAAAPAAPEVDDTPDWPEGTEVVQTTVREALRDAMAEEMRRDDDVFLMGEEVAEYQGAYKISQGLLDEFGAKRVIDTPITEHGFAGIATGAAFGGLRPIVEFMTFNFAMQAIDHIINSAAKTLYMSGGQMGAPMVFRGPNGAAARVGAQHSQDYAAWYMQIPGLKVAMPYSASDAKGLMKTAIRDNNPVIFLENEILYGKSFDVPKLDDYTVPFGKARIWRKGEDVTIVSFGIGMTYALEAAEKLAEDGISAEVIDLRTLRPMDTGSIIKSVMKTNRLVTVEEGWPQGSVGSYISSVVMQEAFDYLDAPVITCTGKDVPMPYAANLEKHALVTTDEVIEAVKQVTYR, encoded by the coding sequence ATGGCAACTGAAATCCTGATGCCCGCCCTGTCGCCGACCATGGAGGAAGGCACCCTGGCCAAATGGCTGGTCAAAGAGGGCGATACCGTAAATTCCGGCGATATCCTGGCCGAAATCGAAACCGACAAGGCCACGATGGAGTTTGAGGCGGTGGACGAAGGCACCGTCGGCAAGATCCTGATCGCCGAGGGCACCGAAAACGTGAAGGTCAACAGCCCCATCGCGGTGTTGCTGGAAGACGGTGAAAGCTACGACCCCGATGCCGCCCCGGCCCCGGCGACCAGCAATGAAGCCCCGGCGGCAGAGGCACCTTCGGCGCCCGCAACCACCGCGGCTGCTGCAGCGGCCCCCGCCGCACCGGAGGTGGATGACACCCCCGACTGGCCCGAGGGCACCGAGGTGGTGCAGACCACCGTGCGCGAAGCGCTGCGCGACGCCATGGCGGAAGAGATGCGCCGCGACGATGATGTCTTCCTGATGGGCGAGGAAGTCGCCGAATATCAGGGCGCCTACAAGATCTCCCAGGGCCTCTTGGATGAATTCGGCGCCAAGCGCGTGATCGACACCCCGATCACCGAACATGGTTTTGCCGGGATCGCCACTGGTGCGGCCTTTGGCGGGTTGCGACCCATTGTTGAGTTCATGACCTTCAACTTCGCCATGCAGGCGATTGACCACATCATCAACTCCGCCGCCAAGACGCTGTATATGTCCGGCGGCCAGATGGGCGCGCCCATGGTGTTCCGTGGCCCCAATGGTGCTGCCGCCCGCGTTGGCGCCCAGCACTCTCAGGACTACGCCGCCTGGTACATGCAGATCCCCGGCCTGAAGGTGGCGATGCCCTACTCCGCCTCCGACGCCAAAGGTCTGATGAAAACCGCCATCCGCGACAACAACCCGGTGATCTTCCTCGAGAATGAGATCCTCTACGGCAAATCCTTCGATGTGCCGAAGCTGGATGACTACACCGTGCCCTTTGGCAAGGCCCGGATCTGGCGCAAGGGCGAGGATGTCACCATCGTCTCCTTCGGCATTGGCATGACCTATGCACTGGAAGCGGCGGAAAAACTGGCCGAGGATGGCATCTCCGCCGAGGTCATCGACCTGCGTACCCTGCGTCCGATGGACACTGGCTCCATCATCAAATCAGTGATGAAGACCAACCGTCTGGTCACTGTTGAGGAAGGCTGGCCGCAGGGGTCCGTCGGCTCCTACATCTCCTCCGTGGTAATGCAGGAGGCCTTCGACTACCTTGATGCCCCCGTCATCACCTGCACCGGCAAGGACGTGCCCATGCCCTATGCCGCCAACCTCGAAAAACACGCGCTGGTCACCACCGATGAGGTGATCGAAGCGGTGAAACAAGTGACCTACCGTTAA
- a CDS encoding pyruvate dehydrogenase complex dihydrolipoamide acetyltransferase, whose product MPTEILMPALSPTMEEGTLAKWLVKEGDTVASGDLLAEIETDKATMEFEAVDEGTIGKILIPEGSEGVKVNSPIAVLLEDGESADDIDASGASGGEAAPAADAGDEAAPKGVSEAPATAKGSGKAEAATPAPAAPQGADGNRIFASPLARRIAADKGLDLAALTGSGPRGRIVKADVENAKPQAAETPAPQAKAESASAPAATAAAPTGPSADQVARMYEGRSYEEVKLDGMRKTIAARLTEAKQTVPHFYLRRDIQLDALLKFRGELNKQLEARGVKLSVNDFIIKACALALQAVPDANAVWAGDRVLKMQSSDVAVAVAIEGGLFTPVLQDSDTKSLSTLSTEMKDLAKRARDRKLAPHEYQGGSFAISNLGMFGIDNFDAIVNPPHAGILAVGAGVKKPVVGADGELAVATVMSVTMSVDHRVIDGALGAELLNAIKDNLENPMMMLA is encoded by the coding sequence ATGCCCACAGAAATCCTGATGCCCGCCCTCTCTCCCACAATGGAGGAAGGCACGCTCGCCAAATGGCTCGTGAAGGAAGGCGACACTGTCGCCTCCGGCGACTTGCTGGCGGAAATCGAAACCGACAAGGCCACGATGGAGTTCGAGGCCGTCGACGAAGGCACCATTGGCAAGATCCTGATCCCCGAAGGCTCTGAGGGCGTGAAGGTCAACAGCCCCATCGCCGTGCTGCTGGAAGATGGCGAAAGCGCCGATGACATCGACGCTTCGGGTGCCTCCGGCGGGGAAGCCGCGCCCGCGGCTGACGCGGGTGACGAGGCGGCCCCCAAAGGGGTCTCCGAGGCGCCCGCTACTGCGAAAGGCAGCGGCAAGGCGGAGGCCGCAACACCCGCGCCCGCAGCCCCGCAGGGCGCCGATGGCAACCGCATCTTTGCATCACCTCTGGCCCGCCGCATCGCGGCGGACAAGGGTCTGGACCTCGCAGCCCTCACAGGCTCCGGCCCCCGTGGCCGCATCGTGAAGGCCGACGTCGAGAACGCCAAACCCCAGGCTGCAGAGACTCCAGCACCGCAAGCCAAGGCCGAGAGCGCCAGCGCCCCGGCCGCCACCGCCGCAGCCCCCACAGGCCCCTCCGCCGATCAGGTCGCCCGCATGTACGAAGGCCGCAGCTATGAGGAGGTCAAACTCGACGGCATGCGCAAAACCATCGCCGCCCGCCTCACAGAGGCCAAGCAGACCGTGCCGCATTTCTACCTGCGCCGCGACATCCAGCTGGATGCGCTGCTGAAATTCCGCGGTGAGCTGAACAAGCAGCTGGAAGCCCGCGGCGTCAAACTCTCGGTCAACGATTTCATCATCAAGGCCTGCGCCCTGGCGCTTCAGGCCGTGCCGGACGCCAATGCTGTCTGGGCCGGGGACCGCGTGCTGAAGATGCAATCCTCCGACGTGGCCGTTGCCGTCGCGATCGAGGGCGGCTTGTTCACCCCGGTTCTGCAGGACAGCGACACCAAATCGCTCTCAACCCTCTCGACCGAGATGAAAGACCTCGCCAAACGCGCCCGCGACCGCAAGCTCGCGCCGCATGAATATCAGGGCGGCTCCTTCGCGATCTCCAACCTCGGCATGTTCGGTATCGACAATTTCGACGCCATCGTGAACCCACCGCACGCAGGCATCCTTGCCGTGGGCGCCGGGGTCAAAAAGCCGGTTGTGGGTGCCGACGGCGAGTTGGCTGTGGCCACCGTGATGTCGGTGACCATGTCCGTCGACCACCGCGTCATCGACGGCGCCCTTGGCGCGGAACTCTTGAACGCGATCAAGGACAACCTGGAAAACCCGATGATGATGCTGGCCTGA
- a CDS encoding FtsB family cell division protein yields the protein MTRSNRPSLGAFVFSTIAFALSAYFTFAAVQGDFGLFRRVEIQAEAEALRQDLDQLKRETAQMENLTHRLSDNYLDLDLLDEQARSVLGLLRADEIVIR from the coding sequence GTGACCCGAAGCAACCGGCCCTCTCTGGGCGCATTCGTTTTCTCCACGATTGCATTCGCGCTCAGCGCGTATTTCACCTTTGCCGCTGTGCAGGGGGACTTCGGGTTGTTCAGGCGGGTCGAGATCCAGGCCGAGGCCGAAGCGCTGCGTCAGGATCTCGACCAGCTGAAACGCGAAACCGCGCAGATGGAAAATCTCACCCACCGGCTGTCGGACAACTACCTCGATCTGGATCTTCTGGATGAGCAGGCCCGCTCGGTCCTCGGCCTGCTGCGCGCCGATGAGATTGTCATCCGCTAA
- the pdhA gene encoding pyruvate dehydrogenase (acetyl-transferring) E1 component subunit alpha — translation MAARKSVKKPNVSADELLEYYREMLLIRRFEEKAGQLYGMGLIGGFCHLYIGQEAVVVGLEAAAEDGDKRVTSYRDHGHMLACGMDPNGVMAELTGREGGYSKGKGGSMHMFSKEKHFYGGHGIVGAQVPLGAGLAFSDKYKGNDRVTFAYFGDGAANQGQVYETYNMAQLWDLPVVFVIENNQYAMGTSVQRSTKSPALWKRGEAYGIKGEEVDGMDVLAVKEAGERAVAHCRAGKGPYILEVKTYRYRGHSMSDPAKYRTREEVQKMREERDPIEQVRDMLLTGKHATEDDLKAIDKEIKDIVNKSADFSKESPEPALEELWTDIYADELPQETA, via the coding sequence ATGGCTGCGAGAAAAAGTGTCAAGAAACCAAACGTTTCTGCTGATGAGCTGCTCGAATACTACCGCGAGATGCTGCTGATCCGGCGATTCGAGGAAAAGGCCGGCCAGCTCTATGGCATGGGTCTGATTGGCGGCTTCTGCCACCTCTATATCGGTCAGGAAGCGGTTGTTGTGGGCCTTGAGGCCGCTGCAGAGGACGGCGACAAACGCGTCACCTCCTACCGTGACCACGGCCATATGTTGGCCTGCGGCATGGATCCCAACGGCGTGATGGCGGAACTTACCGGTCGCGAAGGCGGCTATTCCAAAGGTAAGGGCGGCTCGATGCATATGTTCTCCAAGGAGAAGCATTTCTACGGCGGCCACGGCATCGTCGGCGCGCAGGTGCCGCTGGGCGCAGGCCTTGCCTTCTCCGACAAATACAAAGGCAACGACCGCGTGACCTTCGCCTATTTTGGCGATGGCGCGGCCAACCAGGGTCAGGTCTACGAGACCTATAACATGGCCCAGCTCTGGGATCTGCCGGTGGTTTTCGTGATTGAAAACAACCAATACGCCATGGGCACCTCGGTGCAGCGGTCGACCAAATCCCCCGCCCTGTGGAAACGCGGCGAAGCCTACGGCATCAAGGGCGAGGAAGTGGACGGCATGGATGTGCTGGCGGTGAAAGAGGCCGGCGAACGCGCCGTTGCCCACTGCCGCGCGGGCAAAGGCCCCTATATCCTTGAGGTCAAGACCTACCGCTACCGTGGTCACTCCATGTCCGACCCCGCCAAATACCGCACCCGCGAAGAGGTGCAGAAAATGCGCGAGGAACGCGATCCCATCGAACAGGTCCGCGATATGCTGCTCACCGGCAAACACGCGACCGAGGATGACCTGAAGGCGATCGACAAAGAGATCAAGGACATCGTCAACAAATCCGCAGATTTCTCCAAGGAGAGCCCGGAACCGGCGCTCGAAGAACTCTGGACCGATATTTATGCGGATGAACTGCCGCAAGAAACCGCCTGA
- a CDS encoding peptidylprolyl isomerase: MYKLAAVFALMAGPALASGLEIAVEGEGANGTIQIDLFEDVAPKHVEQITALAAEGKYDGVVFHRVIEGFMAQTGDVEFGKLGGDMRRAGMGGSERSDLPAEFSDLEFDRGVVGMARSQDPDSANSQFFIMFAPGHFLNGQYTVVGKVTEGMDVVDAIKRGSSSQNGAVVGQPDVMKTVSVTE, encoded by the coding sequence ATGTATAAGCTGGCAGCCGTCTTTGCGCTGATGGCAGGTCCTGCACTGGCCAGCGGTCTGGAGATCGCGGTTGAGGGCGAGGGCGCCAATGGCACCATCCAGATCGACCTGTTTGAGGATGTGGCCCCGAAACATGTCGAGCAGATCACCGCGCTGGCGGCAGAAGGCAAATATGATGGCGTGGTGTTCCACCGCGTGATCGAAGGCTTCATGGCGCAGACCGGTGATGTGGAATTTGGCAAGCTGGGTGGCGATATGCGCCGCGCAGGCATGGGCGGTTCCGAGCGGTCGGACCTGCCGGCTGAATTCTCGGATCTGGAGTTTGATCGTGGTGTGGTCGGCATGGCCCGCTCACAGGATCCCGACAGCGCCAATTCGCAGTTCTTCATCATGTTCGCACCGGGGCATTTCCTCAATGGTCAGTACACCGTCGTGGGCAAGGTGACCGAAGGCATGGATGTGGTTGACGCGATCAAGCGTGGCAGCAGCAGTCAGAACGGCGCCGTTGTGGGCCAGCCTGATGTGATGAAAACGGTCTCTGTAACCGAGTGA